In the genome of Panthera uncia isolate 11264 chromosome X, Puncia_PCG_1.0, whole genome shotgun sequence, the window ctccacacccgaaaaacaaataacccagtgaagaaatgggcagaaaacatgaatagacacttctctaaagaacacattcggatggccaacaggcacatgaaaaggtgctcaacgtcgctcctcatcagggaaatacaaatcaaaaccacactcagatatcacctcacgccagtcagagtggccaaaatgaacaaatcaggagactatagatgctggcgaggatgtggagaaacgggaaccctcttgcactgttgatgggaatgcaaattggtgcagccactctggaaaacagtgtggatgttcctcagaaaattaaaaatagacctaccctatgacccagcaatagcactgctaggaatttacccaagggatacaggagtactgatgcataggggcacctataccccagtgtttatagcagcactctcaacaatagccaaattatggaaagagcctaaatgtccatcaactgatgaatggataaagaaattgtggtttatatacacaatggagtactacatggcaatgagaaagaacaaaatatggcccttggtagcaacgtggatggaactggagagtgtgatgctaagcgaaataagccatacagagaaagacagataccatatgttttcactcttatgtggatcctgagaaacttaacagaaacccatgggggaggggaaggaaaaaaaaagttagagtgggagagagccaaagcataagagactcttaaaaactgagaataaactgagggttgatggggggtgggagggagaggagggtgggtgatgggtattgaggagggcacctgttgggatgagcactgggtgttgtatggaaaccaatttgacaataaatttcatatattgaaaaaaaaagaaaacgttcatttttttacatataagttATGAATCAGTACATTCAGTACAATCCCACTTctgtttgaaaaatacatattcatagaAAAAGTTAGAAGGATATATAATTGAGTTCCTCATTCAATAATCGggctcttcattcattcaattcaataaatattcaagtGGTCCTTACTACATATCAGGTACCACCAGCCACAATCCATATTTCCATGCCAATTTCTTTTCCAAACTCTAGACACTTACATCTAACTTCCTAGTGTACATTTCCAACTGGAGAAAGATAATGTAAAAACTCACCCAAATGCACAAGCTTACAATACTTATTAACTCTAAATCAATTATTCCCTAAGGCCTGAAAAACTACAATCTAAATTGGAGGTAGTGTGggatgcctagctggctcagttggtggaacatgagactcttgacctcagggttgtgagttttaagccctacattggggtagagcttactttaaattaattaattaaaaaataaattggagtGTATAGAGTGGGGAGAATGCAGAATTTGATTCTGACAAATATGAATTAGAACAAAGGATCTGTCTCTTATTTAtctgtataattttctttctttttttgtataattttatttcttattcgtAAAAATAATTGAGTTTGGGTTAGTATTTCTGAATGGGAGAGGAAGGGATCTCTGGTGTTTTACAAGGAGTCCGAATCTGATCTCTCTATGCTACCTCACCAGAGGGGCTCCCACTCTCAAGCACTGCGTCCTAAAAGCCCGATCATTCTGGTTAAAAGAGGGCTTTCTCTAGGGGCCAGAGTCCTCAATGCTTTTTGCTGTGGGGTTGCCCAGGCAATTTGCTTCTTGGATATGTGATCGAAATACTAGCCTTCTGTTTGGGCATGGAGGTGGTTAAGAGACTCAGAGAACCAGGCTGTAGATGCTGCTGAACCTCTACCACCAATGCCCCTGGCCCCCAAGTCATGGGCAGGTCCTAAAATGCATAGGGGTACTCACACAGGAGGTGAACCCCCTTTTCTCCTAAGTGGTTAGACCACATGCCTTTGCAAATTCTCTTTACCTGGAgtctcctctgcctctgggcCTAGGATGACACAGACATCAGAGGCACTGCATGTACAGAGCAATGTTCACTGCAGAATCACCAAAACAGGCTGGGGCATGTCTGAGGCCCCTTGGGGAGTCTACACAAGGTGAGTAGAAGAAGGATGCTTGAGGTCTTGTCTGAGGTCTAATCCCATTTATGGAAAGGCTAACTTATTAAACTCAGAGAAGAGCCAGCTCCTTCTGCTTCAGCCTCAAGTTACTTGGTCAGACCCAGGTCAGACATCTGCCTACTTAAAGACTATCCCAACCAATGTTTCCAGTTATGAATCCTTGGGACTTTATCTCTTCCCCTAAAAAAAGTTCcccaaaagagaaagggaaaatgaaggaaaggcaAAGTGTTCGACTTGGCAATGGGGACAGTTGTTGCCCCCCAGGAGGTATGTCCAGGACAATCTGGCCATCAGCCTCAGAGGGTCTGGTGCCTGCTGCAGCCTGGAGCAGAGAAACCAAAATCAGACGCACCCTGCAGAGGAGTGTGACTTGGGTGAACCCTTCCACATCCTGCCTGAATGCCACCCCTCTGAGAGCCAGAGAGTTGGATTCTTCCTGTCTTGTCAAACTGGTACAGTGAGCCTCTGGAAACTTATTTCACTCCAATGGAATCCAGCCCAACCAGCATCCATCAAGCTGCCATGACCTTGAAGAAATGGTCTGGAGACATGaagatccccccccccaaatggcaacatacagtgaaaaataaaaacaaaagaaaagtcaagGGCACAGGGCTGGCTTACCATTTTGTGAGCTGATTACCAAACaactttaaatttacttttgatgCATTTTTCTCATATTGGAAGAAAGGATTGCAAGGCATTCCATAATGTTAGTCGTGGAAAATCTATCTTGTTATTTTATTGTCCTCTTAGCTTTTCATTCTGTGTATAGTCTTGCTTTGCTGCAAGaattctatatctttttttttttttaattaatgttttcatttgcttttgagacagagagagacagagcatgagcaggggagcagcagagagagagggagacacagaatctgaagcaggctccaggctctgagctgtcagcatagagcccgacttggggctcaaactcacagactgtgagatcatgacctgagctgaagttggacacataactgactgagccacccaggcgccccaaattctaTATCTTATGTAGCAAAATTGATAaggttgtttttagtttcttaaaaatatgcttGGACAAGGCTTTCACTTTTTTAGaaaagtgtattttgagagagagagagacacagcatgagcaggggaggggcagagagagagggagagagagagagaatcctaagtaggttccacactgccagctgcagggctagaactcatgaactgtgagacctaccaagagtaggtcacttaaccagactgaggcagccaggagccccaagcctTTCACCCTCTTAAATTCTGATACAAtaatctgcattttcttttatattataatttattcttaCTAAAACCAGGAGTATACTGCATATAGCAGTGGTTCTCTAACTTGTGTGGTAattgacagaaaaggaaatgcagtGGGTCTGGGGTAGAGCCCAgtctttgcattttttataagagaaatgctgatatataaaatatgtaaataattttaatgttgaaTTTGGTGAAGGAATTCCTCCCCACAGTGATCCTTTTGGGACTGCAAATCATACTTTCTAGAGAAGTGAACATACTGAAGCTACATAGTCAATCAGACAAACTCAGGGTTCATGACTgggtcataatttaaaaaaattaaccactaTCCATGTTTCTAGAATCAACAggaacaataaaacaaaatcttaggtGTTATGAGGGTAGTTTGAGAAATCATAATATCTGATACACAcaggcatatatatgtatatgcatacacatagaTAATACTTTAATGACTTACAAAGTACTTTTGAATGTTTCTTGGTGATGAGGGGTGGAGTATAGGGGAAATGTCCTAACTTGAGGCTAAGTCTTACCTTCCTCTCTAATTTATACAAGTTGAGCAAGTCAGCTGACTTGGTTAAGGCAAGCTTGCCAGAAACCCTTGGGAGGGAACTCACCCTAAGGCAAATATTAGGTACCTAAAACCTTAGTCATTTTTGGAGATTATTGGGAGAGATTCCAATTCTGAATACATAGCATTGTGTCTGGCTTGCAAGTTTGTCTCCTAGCCCAGGTCTCAGTGAACTCATGTTTGAAtccagtggagaaaagagaagctttcagaaaaaaagggacaattttgctaagaattctttaaaacattgAGGTTTAAGCAGCACTGGGACGATATGCACCTGTATAATATTAAAACCAAAGGAGGGGCATTCTCCATTTACCTGTAGGAGACTGAGTTCAGCTTTGGCTCAGAGGGACTCCAGAGAAATCAGTGAAGCTTTGCAACTGGAGGACCCAGGCACCTTGGCTGTCGTGGGGGTCATGGAAGGACCAAGACCCAGGAAAAAGGGAAGCTATTCCCAGTAGATGTGGCAGTGTCCAAGGGAAGGGAATAGCAGGACAGAAATAGAATGTGGCATTCACCTGGAATCTCACAGGAATTATTTGTGAGTGTAAGTGAAACCTCCTTTGGGTTCTATCCACTGTATTTGAAGGGTACCTTATATGGGTTGGGGGCCCTGCATATGCAGGTGGAGGAAAACCATAGAGCTCTAGGATCTTCGTTTGGCTCCACAGCAGCCTTGTAAATCCAGCATTATTCCTatttaaataggaaaagaatGACCCTTAAGTAGAAGTACctggtttatttttctgcctAAGAGATTTAAAGGAAACATgggatttacttttctttaaagttctgacaagtatttattaagtgccacATTGTCTTTATAAGTTGattgacagtttttaaattttcccccatattgtttttttcaacaaaagcaaaatatgtttGTCTTGAAAAATGAGAAGCTCCtattaagcaaaatgaaaaaccaaaacacctGTTATCTTACCACATGGATAGCCACTGTTAAGACATTTAAGTATAtactttcagttttttctttgcatattaatatacaaatatacattttttacaaaaatgggatGCTACATATACTTTTTGAAAATCGTTGTTTTCACTTCACAATATATAATGTACACCTTTTCATGCAAATGGGTGAGAGGGAGACTTGCAGCTTGTGGGTGGGGAAAACCCAATTTTATGCCAGTTACAAGCAAAACACCTAAAATAAAGCCACgcaaaaagttaaaattgagaTGGGGAAAGTGCATGAGatgagaaaatgcaaacaaagttCAGGTGGCAACCTTCTATCAGGGGAAACAATTAAAGGCCAAACACATTAAATAGGATAAGGACGGTTCCGTCTCGCCTTCCAATGCATGACCATTAATTTGTTTCGtactcttttcatttcttccatctcCTCTGCCACCTTTATCATCTCCTCGTTGCTCAAATTTCGGCCGTGTATGTCCCCTCTAAATTGCGGGCGAGAGCGAGCCAGCCTCTCTTTGAAGCTTCCTTCTTCCAGCTTATGTTTTCCCACTCCACAAGGAGGCTGTTCCATGGGAGGGCGCTCTTCAAAAAGGTCCCTTCTAGAAAGGCGCTCCGGAGGAGGGCGCTCCTCGGCCACGAGCATCTCGGGAAGGAGCTCAGGAAGGAGCTCCTCAGGAAAGAACTCCTCCTCCTCCGACTGCTCTTCGGAAGACGGTTCTTCCGGAGACTGCTTTACGGGAGAGTGTTCCACAGGAGGCCGTTCGTCATCCGTCTTGGGCGCGCTCTCTGgctgttcttcattttctttgcaggATTTTTCCATGTTGAGGATCCTCTTTAAGTACAGTTATTCATAGGAGACAAGGCAGAGTCGAGTAAACACACTTGGTGGCTGGATCAAAACCCCGGCCACGGGTTCCCATAACTGCCTTTTCCTGAGTTGGGGGCCCAGGTCCCCCACCTATGCTTGTCGAGGGGCTCTCTGGCTCTAGGGACCGCGCCGCACCCAGTTAGCCCCGCTCGCCCCCTCCCTCCCGAAAGCCCACCATTTTCCCAGCAGGCCTTGCCAGAGGCCTCTCCCATTGTgacaggggcggggcggggcggtggTACTGCGGACTCCGTTCCAGTCAGCGTC includes:
- the TCEAL1 gene encoding transcription elongation factor A protein-like 1, which translates into the protein MEKSCKENEEQPESAPKTDDERPPVEHSPVKQSPEEPSSEEQSEEEEFFPEELLPELLPEMLVAEERPPPERLSRRDLFEERPPMEQPPCGVGKHKLEEGSFKERLARSRPQFRGDIHGRNLSNEEMIKVAEEMEEMKRVRNKLMVMHWKARRNRPYPI